In Aspergillus nidulans FGSC A4 chromosome IV, a single window of DNA contains:
- a CDS encoding NEDD8 ligase DCN1 (transcript_id=CADANIAT00000183), translating to MPPYTAAQKQQITQFVSFTQANNTTAAKFLRQSRWNTEEAIDAFKNRIAPASMGLIFRPCATAGVREAVLRISIFQKLIPGLPAGNDALADWVLYLYGFTFLLKEFRDSPEENPDTIGIEGAMRYLGDIEVELDEVTCLAIAELLQSPSMGEFTREGFLNGWRSVQCDSIAKMAAHAANLRTRIPSEPDLFRRVYRYTFPLCLVQGQRNLQFEIAVEQWNLFFTTPKGGIAWNTTTTPWLDWWVEFLEERGKKPVNKDLWQQVEVFMRKTHEDEAFGWWSEDGAWPGTLDDFVAWVRKKRGDEGAMEE from the exons ATGCCGCCATACACTGCCGCCCAGAAGCAGCAAATAACTCAGTTTGTGAGCTTCACACAGGCCAATAATACAACAGCTGCAAAG TTTCTGAGGCAAAGCCGATGGAACACTGAAGAGGCTATCGATGC ATTTAAAAACCGCATTGCACCGGCGTCTATGGGCTTGATCTTCCGC CCTTGTGCAACTGCTGGTGTGCGCGAAGCAGTGCTTCGAATATCAATCTTCCAAAAGCTAATACCGGGCTTGCCCGCTGGTAATGATGCACTGGCGGACTGGGTCTTGTATCTCTATGGCTTCACGTTTCTGCTAAAAGAGTTTCGTG ATTCACCGGAAGAAAATCCAGATACTATTGGCATTGAAGGCGCCATGCGCTACCTAGGGGATATTGAGGTCGAGCTAGATGAGGTTACTTGTCTCGCCATTGCTGAGCTTCTCCAATCACCGTCCATGGGTGAATTTACCCGCGAAGGCTTCCTAAACGGCTGGAGATCCGTCCA ATGCGACTCCATCGCCAAAATGGCCGCCCATGCGGCAAACCTCCGTACACGCATCCCATCGGAACCCGACCTCTTCCGCCGAGTTTACCGCTACACATTTCCCCTCTGCCTAGTGCAGGGCCAGCGCAACCTGCAATTCGAAATCGCCGTTGAACAGTGGAATCTTTTCTTCACGACGCCAAAGGGCGGGATTGCCTGGAACACGACGACAACTCCCTGGTTGGACTGGTGGGTTGAGTTCCTTGAAGAACGCGGCAAAAAGCCCGTCAACAAGGATTTGTGGCAACAGGTCGAAGTTTTTATGCGCAAAACCCACGAGGACGAGGCTTTTGGGTGGTGGAGTGAGGACGGGGCTTGGCCTGGAACGCTGGATGACTTCGTTGCTTGGGttaggaagaagaggggggATGAGGGAGCTATGGAGGAATGA